The genomic window AAAACCTCAAGACCCTTATCCTGTGCAAAGAATATCACATGCTTTAACTCTTCTTCATCCATAGGCTGGCTAAAATAGCTTGCAATACCGCCCACTTTTATGGTAGTAAAGGGTGAGAGTTTTATATTCTTTTCAATAACCATATTTAAAGCATTATCCAATAAACAAAACCTGCAGTCAAGGGCACGGTGAAGTTGTCGTCAAGCCTAAGGGGTAAAGCCTCCACAATGGCGGAGAAAAGCGATACCGATAGGGCTTTCCACAGTCCTATAAAGGGCAAAAGCACAAAAAAACTTGATAAAAGGAAAGCAAGCATGCCCTCAAGGCTTCTGTCTCCTATCTTTCTTCTGCCACACCTTATTCCCACTATGCTGGCAAAGGCGTCACCTACCGCAAGCACCACCACAGATACCATAGCAGGCTCCTTTCCAAAGAGCAGAAAGACCATGAATATCCCAAGGCTTGCCCACAGAGCCTGTATTCCCGGTCTTGAGTAGTTTTTCTCTCTTTCAAGTTTGTAAACAAACCTATAGTAAAAAGCCAGCCTTTCCTTGCCAACGCCCAAGACAGTTAGCAGGTTTAACCCTATCACAAGGGCAAAAACCAGCAGAGTTATAATGCTTGGAAGATAGTTCAAAGGTAAAAGCCAGAGGAGCAATGCAAAAAGATGAAAGACCTTTCTTCTTGTCTCTAAATCCTCTATAATTTCTCTTATGTTCATCTATGAGCCTACCAACCCTGAGGTTATTTTAATACACCTTCATGGATTTGCCAGTAATGTGAGGGGTAGTAAGATTGAGGTTCTAAAAGAGAGAAGCCTCCGTGGCAGGTTTTCCTTCTTTGCCATGGATATGGACTACCAGACAACTACCACAAGCAGAGTTCTTGAGGTATTGGATGCCCTTGTAAAGGGCTTTTCTCAGAAGTTCTCCACCCTGTGGCTCTCTGGAAGCTCCCACGGTGGGTATGTGTCCCTTAACTACCTTAAGTTTTACAAGCCCGAAAGGGTAAGTAAAGTTTTTCTCTTTGCCCCCTCTTACTCTACCTTGGGGCTTACCCTAAGGGAAGTGGGAGAAGACAGATGCAAGAGATGGTTGGAGGGCAGGGAAGAGCTTAGCTTTACAGAGTGTGAAACAGGACTTGAGATAACCATACACAAGGACTTTGCGGTGGACATCCTTCAAAGGGGCTATGAGATAATAAGGGATGGTGAGGTGAACTTTCCCTCAGAACTGCCCTACGAGCTGTATGTGTTTCATGGCACACAAGACAATATGGTGCCAATAGAACACTCAAGGCTTTTTGCAAGCAAGGTAAAAGTTAAGGAGTTTCTTGAGCTTGAGGATGACCACAGACTTAGCAAGACTTTCAAGGGGCTTGTGGAAAAATATCTGTAAGCCATATCTTTGATAAAGGTCATAGCAACTTCGGTCAAAACTATCATATTCTATTTCATCAATGTTAAGGAGGTGTTAAGATGTTTGAATACAGCGAGAAGGTGCTGGACCACTTTTTGAACCCGCGTAATGTGGGTGTGCTTGAGGATGCCAACGCCATAGGGCAGTGTGGCAATCCAGCCTGTGGCGACGCCATGCTGTTTACCCTCAAGGTCAACCCAGAGAACGATGTTATAGAGGATGTGAGGTTTAAAACCTTTGGCTGTGGCTCTGCCATTGCGGTCTCCTCTCAGCTTACAGAGATGATAAAGGGTAAACCCATCAGCTACGCCTTAAACCTCACCTACAAAGACATCTTTGATGAGCTGGGTGGACTTCCTCCGCAGAAGATACACTGCACTAACCTTGGACTTGAGACACTTCATGTAGCCATAAAGGACTACCTCCTTAAGCAGGGAAGGGTAGAAGAGGCTATGCGTATACCGGACTGTTACGAGGAGGAAGAGGAAGAAAGCAGGGAATTTGAATTCTTGTCCACATGAAGGTAAGGGCTGTTGCTCTTTTCTCTGGAGGGCTGGATAGCTCCTTAGCGGTCCGCCTCCTTCAGGACCAAGGTGTTGAGGTTAAGGCACTGCACTTTTATACAGGTTTTTGTATAACCGAACATAAAAGACGCCTTGGCCTGAAGAGAGAAGACGGGTCGCACTATGTTAACCCTGCTCTCAGGGCAGCAGCCCAGCTTCAAGTTCCCCTTGAAATAGTTGACATATCCCAGGAATACTTTGACATAATCCTAAATCCAAAATATGGTTATGGCAAGAACGTAAACCCCTGTGTGGACTGCAGGATATTCATGCTCAAGAAAGCAAAGGAAATAATGGAGAAAGAGGGCTACCACTTTGTAGCCACCGGCGAAGTGCTTGGGCAAAGACCTATGAGCCAGACCTATGATAGGCTTATGCTTATAGAGAAGGAATCAGGACTTGAAGGATACATACTCAGACCACTTTCCGCAAAACTGCTTCCGGAAACCATGCCTGAAAGGCTTAGGTGGGTAAACAGAGAAAGGCTGTTAGCCATAAGCGGGAGGGGTAGAAAGAAGCAGATAGCACTGGCAAAGAAGTATGGCATTGACTACGAACAGCCTGCCGGTGGTTGTTGCTACCTTACGGATGAAAACTACGCCTACAGGTTCAGAGAAGCCCTAAGTATAGAAGGCTTAATAACCAAGGATGACTTGGTGCTTTTTTCTGTGGGGAGGCACTTTAGACTTCCCTCTGGTGCCAAGCTCATCGTGGCAAGGAACGAGGGTGAGGTAAGGTTCCTTCAGGGCTTTAGGAACAGGTATGACCATGCATACAGAAAGGACATGAAGGGGACATTTGCCCTCATAAAGGGTAGCCTAAGAGAGGAAGAGAGAAAACTCGTGGCGGACCTTATTGCAAGGTATTCCAAGAGGGAACCCTGCGAGGTGGTCCTAAACCTAAGAGATGGCGAGCTTACCCTTTGGGGAGAGCCAATGGAGGAAGAGCTGGTTCAATCCCTTAAAATATACAATATACAAGGAGCAAAACATGGAGCTTGAAAACATAAAGCCAGACGTGGTGCACGATGTGGTGGGAACCTTCTGCCCCGTGCCTGTGGCTGAGACTGCAAAGATGATAAAAACCATGCAGGTAGGTCAGGTGCTTGAATTGGTGGCAGATGACCCTGGCGTGGTGGAAGACATACCCGCATGGTGCAAGGCAACAGGTCAGGAATTTCTTGGTCTTTACGAAGAGGATGGTGAGTATCATCTTTTTGTTAAAAAGGTAAAGGAAACATGAGGGAGAGAATAACATTAGACACAAACCTGATGGAGCTTCTTAGGAACTTTCCACAGGCGAGGGATGTGCTTATGAAATATGGCTATAGTGTGCTTATAGAGGAAGACATAGAGGACGTGGTAGCAGACAAGCTCACCCTCAAGGGCTTTTGCAGGTTGATGGATTTAGATGATGAAGCTCAGGGAAATCTCTGGCAGGAGATACAAGATTTATACAGACAGCTGGAGGATTAAAGATGGAAGAGAAGGAATTTAGAGAAGTAGAAGAAATACTAGAAAGGATTAGGCCAGCCCTTAAGGAGCACCACGGAGACCTAAAGGTGGTGGACATAAGGGAAGGCGAGGTTTACCTTCAGTTTGAGGGTGGCTGCACCGACTGCCCGATAGTGGATGTGAGCGTTAAAAATGTGGTGGATATGGCTATTAAGGGTAATCTGAGCTGGGTCAAAAGGGTAGAGATACTTCAACCCAAGTATCAGATTGGATGACCCTTGACGGAAAAACTCAAGTCTATGGCATACTGGGTTACCCGGTAAAACATTCCCTCTCCCCAGTTTTTCAGAACAAGGCCTTTGAGCATTTCTCTATAAATGCGGTCTATGTTCCCTTTGAAGTGAAACCTGAAGAGTTTGAGACTGCCTTTAGAGGCTTGAAAGCTCTTGGTATAAA from Hydrogenobacter sp. T-8 includes these protein-coding regions:
- a CDS encoding diacylglycerol/polyprenol kinase family protein — its product is MNIREIIEDLETRRKVFHLFALLLWLLPLNYLPSIITLLVFALVIGLNLLTVLGVGKERLAFYYRFVYKLEREKNYSRPGIQALWASLGIFMVFLLFGKEPAMVSVVVLAVGDAFASIVGIRCGRRKIGDRSLEGMLAFLLSSFFVLLPFIGLWKALSVSLFSAIVEALPLRLDDNFTVPLTAGFVYWIML
- a CDS encoding YqiA/YcfP family alpha/beta fold hydrolase encodes the protein MFIYEPTNPEVILIHLHGFASNVRGSKIEVLKERSLRGRFSFFAMDMDYQTTTTSRVLEVLDALVKGFSQKFSTLWLSGSSHGGYVSLNYLKFYKPERVSKVFLFAPSYSTLGLTLREVGEDRCKRWLEGREELSFTECETGLEITIHKDFAVDILQRGYEIIRDGEVNFPSELPYELYVFHGTQDNMVPIEHSRLFASKVKVKEFLELEDDHRLSKTFKGLVEKYL
- a CDS encoding iron-sulfur cluster assembly scaffold protein; this translates as MFEYSEKVLDHFLNPRNVGVLEDANAIGQCGNPACGDAMLFTLKVNPENDVIEDVRFKTFGCGSAIAVSSQLTEMIKGKPISYALNLTYKDIFDELGGLPPQKIHCTNLGLETLHVAIKDYLLKQGRVEEAMRIPDCYEEEEEESREFEFLST
- a CDS encoding sulfurtransferase TusA family protein, translating into MELENIKPDVVHDVVGTFCPVPVAETAKMIKTMQVGQVLELVADDPGVVEDIPAWCKATGQEFLGLYEEDGEYHLFVKKVKET
- a CDS encoding DUF1858 domain-containing protein, with product MRERITLDTNLMELLRNFPQARDVLMKYGYSVLIEEDIEDVVADKLTLKGFCRLMDLDDEAQGNLWQEIQDLYRQLED
- a CDS encoding NifU family protein; this translates as MEEKEFREVEEILERIRPALKEHHGDLKVVDIREGEVYLQFEGGCTDCPIVDVSVKNVVDMAIKGNLSWVKRVEILQPKYQIG